A window of the Lactuca sativa cultivar Salinas chromosome 7, Lsat_Salinas_v11, whole genome shotgun sequence genome harbors these coding sequences:
- the LOC111913654 gene encoding cleavage and polyadenylation specificity factor subunit 3-I — protein sequence MASTGPQQSSSSLKRRDSTVTRESDLLTITPLGAGSEVGRSCVFMTFKGKTVMFDCGIHPAFSGMAALPYFDEIDPSTIDVLLITHFHLDHAASLPYFLEKTTFKGRVFMTHATKAIYKLLLSDYVKVSKVSVEDMLFDEQDILRSMDKIEVIDFHQTLEVNGIRFWCYTAGHVLGAAMFMVDIAGVRVLYTGDYSREEDRHLRAAELPQFSPDICIIESTYGVQLHQSRHIREKRFTDVIHTTISQGGRVLIPAFALGRAQELLLILDEYWSNHPELHNVPIYYASPLAKRCMAVYQTYINSMNERIRTQFANSNPFDFKHISPLKSIEEFNDVGPSVVMASPGSLQSGLSRQLFDKWCAEKKNACVIPGYVVEGTLAKMIINEPKEVTLMNGLTAPLNMQVHYISFSAHADCAQTTTFLEELMPPNIILVHGEANEMGRLKQKLVSFFVDRNIKIFTPKNCQAVEMQFNSEKMAKTIGRLGEREPESGENVSGVLVRKGFSYQIIAPDDLHVFSQLSTANITQRITIPYSGAFGVIKHRLKQIYESVSESVIPTESESVIPSESELGIPALVVHGKVTVRRESERHLAVEWVADPIGDMVSDSVVALVLNAGREMVKVVVEAEEVVDEVEEGRKREKIVHALLLSLFGNVKYGDDGRLVVRVDENVAYLDKKNGEVESENEGLKERVKVAFRRIQTAVKPIPVSES from the exons ATGGCTTCAACGGGGCCACAACAATCATCATCTTCACTGAAGAGGCGTGATTCGACTGTGACTAGAGAATCAGATTTACTCACCATAACTCCATTAGGCGCTGGAAGCGAAGTTGGAAGATCATGTGTATTCATGACTTTCAAAGGGAAAACTGTTATG TTCGATTGTGGAATTCATCCTGCATTTTCGGGCATGGCTGCTTTGCCTTACTTTGACGAAATTGACCCTTCTACCATTGATGTTCTTCTCATTACTCA TTTTCACTTGGATCATGCTGCATCCCTTCCATATTTTCTGGAAAAG ACCACATTTAAAGGAAGGGTTTTCATGACTCATGCAACAAAGGCTATTTACAAGTTACTTCTATCCGATTATGTGAAAGTGAGCAAAGTTTCAGTTGAAGACATGTTATTCGATGAACAAGACATCCTTCGTTCCATGGATAAAATTGAG GTAATCGACTTCCACCAAACCCTAGAAGTGAACGGAATCCGTTTCTGGTGTTACACCGCCGGCCACGTCCTGGGTGCCGCCATGTTCATGGTGGACATCGCCGGAGTCCGCGTCCTCTACACCGGCGACTACTCCCGAGAGGAAGACCGCCACCTCCGCGCAGCCGAACTCCCCCAATTCTCCCCGGACATCTGCATCATCGAATCCACTTACGGTGTCCAACTCCACCAATCCCGCCACATCCGCGAGAAACGCTTCACCGATGTCATCCACACCACAATCTCCCAAGGCGGCCGTGTGTTAATTCCCGCTTTTGCCCTTGGCCGGGCCCAAGAACTCCTCTTAATCCTCGACGAATACTGGTCAAACCACCCGGAATTACACAACGTCCCGATATATTACGCGTCGCCCCTCGCCAAACGTTGCATGGCGGTTTACCAAACTTACATAAACTCGATGAACGAGAGGATCCGGACGCAGTTCGCAAATTCAAACCCTTTTGATTTCAAACATATTTCACCCTTGAAAAGTATCGAGGAATTCAACGATGTGGGCCCGTCTGTGGTGATGGCGAGCCCCGGGAGCTTACAAAGCGGGCTCTCGCGACAGTTGTTTGATAAATGGTGTGCGGAGAAGAAAAACGCGTGTGTGATTCCGGGGTATGTGGTGGAAGGGACATTGGCTAAAATGATTATAAATGAACCGAAAGAGGTGACTTTGATGAACGGGTTGACCGCTCCTTTGAACATGCAAGTTCATTATATTTCGTTTTCGGCTCATGCGGATTGTGCGCAAACGACTACTTTTTTGGAGGAGTTGATGCCTCCGAATATCATTTTGGTTCATGGGGAAGCGAATGAGATGGGGAGGTTGAAGCAAAAGCTTGTGAGTTTTTTTGTGGATCGGAATATTAAGATTTTTACGCCGAAGAATTGTCAGGCGGTTGAAATGCAGTTTAATTCGGAGAAAATGGCGAAAACGATTGGGCGGTTGGGGGAGAGGGAACCGGAATCGGGGGAGAATGTTAGCGGGGTGTTGGTGCGGAAAGGGTTTTCGTATCAGATAATTGCGCCGGATGATTTGCATGTTTTTTCTCAGTTGTCGACCGCGAATATCACGCAACGGATTACGATTCCGTATTCCGGTGCTTTCGGTGTGATTAAGCATCGGTTGAAGCAGATTTACGAGAGTGTGTCGGAATCGGTGATTCCGACGGAATCGGAATCGGTGATTCCGTCGGAATCGGAATTGGGGATTCCGGCGTTGGTGGTTCATGGGAAGGTGACGGTGAGGAGGGAGTCGGAGCGGCATTTGGCGGTGGAGTGGGTGGCGGATCCGATAGGTGATATGGTGTCGGATTCGGTGGTGGCGTTGGTGTTGAATGCGGGGAGGGAGATGgtgaaggtggtggtggaggcagaggaggtggtggaTGAGGTGGAGGAGGGTAGGAAGAGGGAGAAGATTGTGCATGCTTTGTTGTTGTCTTTGTTTGGGAATGTCAAGTATGGGGATGATGGGAGGTTGGTGGTTAGGGTTGATGAGAATGTGGCGTATCTTGATAAGAAGAATGGGGAAGTTGAGAGTGAGAATGAGGGGCTGAAGGAAAGAGTGAAGGTCGCCTTTAGGAGAATTCAGACTGCAGTGAAGCCGATTCCGGTGTCGGAATCGTAG